Proteins from a single region of Hordeum vulgare subsp. vulgare chromosome 6H, MorexV3_pseudomolecules_assembly, whole genome shotgun sequence:
- the LOC123402288 gene encoding tuliposide A-converting enzyme 1, chloroplastic-like: MHMRAMDPAPAASKMLFDSPAFRVHGDGRVERFLGTDTTQPGLDAATGVTSKDVVLDAATGVSARLYLPVLPEDGRLPILVYFHGGALVLGSAASQMYHGYLNSLASRAGVLAVSVDYRLAPEHPIPAAYDDSWIALAWAASRADPWLTEHGDAARIFLAGDSAGANIVHNMAMMAGGTDHDGLPAGAVVERAILLHPMFGGKEAVDGEAPLTREYMEKLWTLICPPESELGVDDPRLNPTAPGAPSLRALAGRRLLVCSAERDFQRARAAAYYEAVKGSGWPGTAEWVESPGEEHGFFLLQPDRDESSALMVRVVAFLSGQ; encoded by the coding sequence ATGCATATGCGCGCGATGGATCCAGCTCCAGCTGCCAGCAAGATGCTGTTCGACTCGCCGGCGTTCCGCGTCCACGGGGACGGCCGCGTGGAGCGCTTCTTGGGCACGGACACCACCCAGCCGGGCTTGGACGCCGCCACCGGCGTCACCTCCAAGGACGTCGTCCTCGACGCCGCCACCGGCGTCTCCGCCCGCCTCTACCTACCCGTGCTCCCCGAGGACGGGAGGCTGCCCATCCTCGTCTACTTCCACGGCGGCGCCCTGGTCCTCGGCTCGGCCGCGTCCCAGATGTACCACGGCTACCTCAACTCCCTCGCCTCCAGGGCCGGCGTCCTGGCCGTGTCGGTCGACTACCGCCTCGCGCCGGAGCACCCGATCCCGGCGGCCTACGACGACTCCTGGATAGCGCTCGCCTGGGCCGCGTCGAGGGCCGACCCGTGGCTGACGGAGCACGGCGACGCCGCGCGCATCTTCCTCGCCGGCGACAGCGCCGGCGCCAACATCGTCCACAACATGGCCATGATGGCCGGCGGCACTGACCACGACGGTTTACCCgcaggggcggtggtggagcgtgCGATCCTGCTGCACCCCATGTTCGGAGGGAAGGAGGCGGTGGACGGCGAGGCGCCCCTCACGAGAGAGTACATGGAGAAGCTCTGGACCCTGATATGCCCGCCGGAAAGCGAGCTAGGGGTGGACGACCCGAGGCTGAACCCGACGGCTCCTGGGGCGCCGAGCTTGCGCGCGCTGGCTGGCCGGAGGCTGCTGGTCTGCTCCGCCGAGAGGGACTTCCAGCGCGCGAGGGCCGCGGCGTATTATGAGGCCGTCAAGGGGAGCGGGTGGCCCGGCACGGCGGAGTGGGTGGAGTCTCCGGGGGAGGAGCAcggcttcttcctcctccagccaGACCGCGACGAGTCATCGGCACTCATGGTTCGGGTCGTCGCCTTCCTCTCCGGCCAATGA
- the LOC123402070 gene encoding probable NADPH:quinone oxidoreductase 2, with protein sequence MAAPTPPKAVLRVAAISGSLRRASANTGLIRAAAGICRESIPGLQIDHVDISELPLLNTDLEAAGGFPPAVEAFRDSVRGADCFLFASPEYNYSISGPLKNALDWGSRPPNCWADRAAAMLSASGSTGGSRSQYHIRQVGVFLDIHFINKPEVFTKAHLPPKKFDADGNLIDSETKDQVREMLLSLQAFALRLQGKSQQGN encoded by the exons ATGGCCGCTCCGACGCCGCCAAAGGCCGTCCTGCGGGTGGCGGCGATCTCCGGCTCGCTGCGCAGGGCGTCGGCCAACACCGGCCTCATCCGCGCCG CCGCGGGGATCTGCAGGGAGTCCATCCCGGGCCTGCAGATCGACCACGTCGACATCTCGGAGCTGCCGCTGCTCAACACCGACCTCGAGGCCGCCGGCGGGTTCCCGCCGGCCGTCGAGGCGTTCCGCGACAGCGTCCGCGGCGCCGATTGCTTCCTCTTCGCCTCGCCAGAGTACAACTACTCCATTTCAG GCCCTCTGAAGAACGCGCTGGACTGGGGATCACGGCCGCCCAACTGCTGGGCCGACCGAGCCGCGGCGATGCTGAGCGCGTCGGGCAGCACCGGCGGCAGCCGGTCGCAGTACCACATCCGGCAGGTCGGGGTGTTTCTTGACATCCACTTCATTAACAAGCCGGAGGTCTTCACCAAAGCACACCTGCCGCCGAAAAAGTTCGACGCTGACGGCAACCTGATCGATTCAGAGACCAAGGATCAGGTCAGGGAGATGCTCCTGTCGCTGCAAGCCTTCGCCCTCAGGCTCCAGGGGAAGTCCCAACAGGGGAACTGA